One Candidatus Bipolaricaulota bacterium DNA segment encodes these proteins:
- a CDS encoding ABC transporter permease encodes MKRTALFLKCESLSRELGITALSIILAFGVSAFIVWAAGFSVSAVFINLWKGAFGGKLALGSTLTKSTPIILTSLSFLIAFRAGLFNIGAEGQLYIGAIVGAVVGAYLHLPIGLHVFVSLLAGGLAGAFWGWIPGYLKAKRGVNEFVSTMMLSYVAIGFTDYLVAPRGPLHDAKYWANQTIRIASTAALPRIMKPTQVSMALVIAVFLAFVVWYYLFRTPAGYELRSVGLSPPAAEYGGIRIERKLILALSLAGFLAGIAGAGEVLGTHFRFIGRFSPGYGWDGIAGGLIARAHPIGAIFAALLMGALRAGGMQVQRSGAAPGDIAAVIQGLVIFFIIAPTLIRMLIRWRKG; translated from the coding sequence TTGAAGCGGACGGCGCTGTTCCTCAAGTGCGAGAGCCTCTCCCGCGAGCTCGGGATCACCGCCCTTTCGATCATCCTTGCGTTCGGGGTCAGCGCGTTCATCGTCTGGGCCGCCGGGTTCTCGGTGAGCGCCGTGTTCATCAACCTGTGGAAGGGGGCGTTCGGGGGGAAGCTCGCCCTCGGCTCGACCCTGACCAAGTCGACTCCGATCATCCTCACGTCTCTCTCGTTCCTCATTGCGTTTCGCGCCGGGCTGTTCAACATCGGGGCAGAGGGGCAGCTGTACATCGGGGCGATCGTGGGAGCGGTTGTGGGAGCGTACCTCCATCTCCCGATCGGATTACACGTCTTCGTTTCCCTCCTCGCCGGCGGGCTCGCCGGTGCGTTCTGGGGATGGATCCCCGGGTACCTGAAGGCGAAGCGGGGGGTGAACGAGTTCGTCTCCACGATGATGCTCTCCTACGTGGCGATCGGGTTCACCGACTATCTCGTCGCCCCGCGCGGCCCGCTCCACGACGCCAAGTACTGGGCGAACCAGACGATCAGGATTGCGTCGACCGCCGCCCTGCCGCGGATCATGAAGCCGACCCAGGTGTCGATGGCGCTCGTCATCGCCGTCTTCCTCGCGTTCGTCGTCTGGTATTATCTCTTCCGCACCCCGGCTGGGTACGAGCTCCGCAGCGTCGGGCTGAGCCCGCCGGCGGCGGAGTACGGGGGGATCAGGATCGAGCGCAAGTTGATCCTCGCGTTGAGCCTTGCCGGGTTCCTCGCCGGGATCGCCGGGGCGGGCGAGGTCCTCGGGACCCACTTCAGGTTCATCGGCCGGTTCTCCCCCGGCTACGGATGGGACGGGATCGCGGGAGGACTGATCGCAAGGGCCCATCCGATCGGGGCGATATTCGCCGCCCTTCTGATGGGAGCGCTTCGGGCAGGGGGGATGCAGGTGCAGCGCTCAGGGGCGGCACCGGGTGACATCGCCGCTGTGATCCAGGGGCTCGTCATCTTCTTCATCATCGCCCCGACCCTGATCCGGATGCTGATACGATGGAGGAAGGGATGA